CGATCAGGGAGTACGCAGCTTCGAGCTAGACCTAAACCTTTCCGATAAGGGATGGCAGGTCATGCACGTGCCCATCTTCGATGCTGGGACGACCGTTCCAACGTTTTCCGAGGCGCTGCGGGTTATTCGCAAATGGTCGGAGAGCCATCCACGGCATATACCGATCTCGGTCCTGTTGGAGCTCAAGGAAGAGGGTTTCAAGCTTAGCCGATCCTACCGCCGACCTCAGCCGCAGGACCTGGCAAAGCTCGACGAGGAGATCCGCGAAGTCTTCTCGCCCGAGATGATCCTGACGCCGGACGACGTGCGTGGTCAGCACAAAACTCTGTGGGAGGCCGTGCACGCAGATAATTGGCCGACGCTAAGCAAGGTGGCCGGTCAGGTGTTCGTGATCCTGCACGAGCGGGGCCCGAATCGTGCTGCTTACCTTGATGGACACCCTGTGCTTGAAGGCCGGGCGATGTTCGTCGAATCGGACCTCGCTCAGCCGCATTCCGCTGTGCTGATCCGCAACGATCCCTATGACGCCGAAATCGATAGCTTGGCTCGGCAGGGTTACTTCATTCGAACCCGCGCCGATTCGCAGGGGAATCTCGAGAGCGCGAGGCGCGAACGGGCTCTAGCCGGCGGCGCGCACGTACTCACCACGGACTACCCGTACGGTGAAATCGAGGCGGAGCGGGCCTTCGGGCTAGCCGATCGGGCGCCGGCACGAATCAATCCGGTGACGGGACCAGAGAACTGTCGCGGAACAATTGTTCGTGAGCCGATTCCCTAAGTTTCGCGCACTCGTCCCCGATAACCTTTCCGTCGCCGAGCGAGAAAGGATGCATTGCGGTGCGTCACACTCGCCATTCTTGCGCCGACGCCGCAATCCGATCGGCACGCCAACATCAGAAGCTGTATCCAGCTTTCAAGCCGATCGTTAACAGCATGTTAGAGGACAAGCTGATTGCAGGTCCGTTGGTTTTTGGAAAGGCAAAAGCCTCGAAGTAGGCCGCAAGAGACAGCCGCTCGCCGCGAATTCCCCATTCCGTTTGGCCTGTCACGCCGGGACCCGGAAAGTAAGTTCTGTCCCATCCCGTTAGGTGTTCGTAGGTAATGGCCAAGAGTCCGATCCGCGCCCGACCGTAAGTTTCCACAGCGCGCGTCTCGTCATGCCGCGTCTCGATTCCTACATAGGGATAAAACGTGGCCCACGTACGCTGAAAGTCATCGTACATAACCCTGCCAGCCAAAAACTGACTCCGAGTCCGCAGCCAGAATCGCGACCCGACGCCACCAAAGAACACAAACCGCGACGTTCCCACGGAATTGAAGATCAAGTCATATTCAGTTCGGCCTCCGAGATAATCCGTAGTCGTTGCGTATCGGTTTGATGGTAGAAAGAGCACGCTGGAAGCGAACTGGGTGCCAAACAGCTCGGCGCGAAATCGTTCTCTTCCCACTCGCCGTTCATATCCCACGGTGTATAGCGGTGCCTGGTCAATGTTGTGACGATTCACGCTCCAATCCATATATTCGAATCGCGTATACCAAGTCGAAGTGATCAGTCGCGGGACCACAGGCAACTCCGGCACAACGCCCATCGATGCGGGCCGTTCGCTCGAGACGGCGAGGAATTCATTTTGTTGCGTTTGCCGCTTTGGCAATCTGGATTGATCCGGCGACATGACATCCAATTCGTCGTCGGGAGAATCGGCGACAACCTGTGCCTGGATACGCGCTGAGTCGGCCGCGCGCATTTCCGGGAGTGATGCCGTGTAGCGCTCAAGCGGCCCGTTGCTGATCGCGACATTGTCGTCGGCGCGCGCCGTCGAACAATACAACGCCACAAAGCCGATCACGAATAACCGCGGGCACTTGCCCATCGATACTTACTCCGCCGCGAGTGAATCACTCTTCGCCGAAGAAACCCGAGAAAGCCCCGTTAAGCGTCCCCCCAGAAATGGGTAGGTACGGTACCAACGCGCTCGGATCGGGACAACATCAATCCGATTGTGGTACTGCTAGCTGACGCAAGGTGCGGATACGATTGCAGCGCTCAACAGTCGGCAGTCGCCGAGGCGCGGCGGGCCATGTGTTTTTGCCGCCACTTGCCGAATGCCAACGCACCAGCCCCGATTAGCAGCCACATGGCAAACGTAGACGCTTCTGGTACGCCACCATCAGAAAGGAAGCTGGCGCTGAGCGGTAGGTTCACGTAAGCGCTTATATCGACGGGAGCAGTTGGCAGCACTTCCACCAGCACTGTGTTGTAAACTCCACCAATACCGAAGGCCTGAAAAGCCGCAAGCACGTCCGTAGGATTGCTCGCGTCGGCGTCGGACCAAAAGCCCAGATTACCCGTGGCTTGATCGACTCCCACCACATTATGGACCAGCAGCCCAGCCTGAATGAGCAGGTCGAGTTGTGCCAGCACCACAGGTACGGGGCGCGTCGGTTGGAAGTTCTGTCCCGGTTCGATCAGCAGCAAAGGCAGGTTCGCATTGCCGGGCGTGCTGGTGTCTTGAATGCCTGGTTGAATTAAGTCGTCGATGGTAGTGCCGCTGGCTTGGTCCACGACATTTTGATTCGCATCGTAGACCAGCAACTCGTCGGCGGTCGTCGCGAGGCCGGCCAAGACCGACGGCGACGGCGCGCAGAGGCAGGCCACGACAAGCAGCAGACTGACGGCCAATTTCTGCAAGTGCGCCAATATTCTCTTGCCTTGCCGGTCCGCGAAAGGGTGCGGCCTGGCCTTCTCAGCCCGCGCCCCTTCGGCGTGGACTCGCTGGTTGGTGGATTGTCGCTCAAGCGTGTCTAAGCAATAGCCTTCCTCCTCATACGCCGCTGCGGCAATGGTCCTGACAAAGCTCGGGTCCTGGTTACTAAAAGGGGATGTGTTGTGGCACGGCCTTCAACGGCAAATTCATGGTCACGACATTCTTTCTGCCCGAGAAGTGGACGAGATCAGCCCACGGAACAGCCATCACCTCTTCTATTTGAGAATTGTTACGTGCCGTGTCAGGAT
This genomic stretch from Pirellulales bacterium harbors:
- a CDS encoding Ca2+-dependent phosphoinositide-specific phospholipase C; translation: MSLRLNQIQVIGTHNSYHLRPPAALLKAAIAQHKDAKEWDYSRQPLDQQLDQGVRSFELDLNLSDKGWQVMHVPIFDAGTTVPTFSEALRVIRKWSESHPRHIPISVLLELKEEGFKLSRSYRRPQPQDLAKLDEEIREVFSPEMILTPDDVRGQHKTLWEAVHADNWPTLSKVAGQVFVILHERGPNRAAYLDGHPVLEGRAMFVESDLAQPHSAVLIRNDPYDAEIDSLARQGYFIRTRADSQGNLESARRERALAGGAHVLTTDYPYGEIEAERAFGLADRAPARINPVTGPENCRGTIVREPIP